From Methanobrevibacter sp., the proteins below share one genomic window:
- a CDS encoding DNA-directed DNA polymerase → MQKNVVILDIDYVTFDEKPVIRLFSKDGDKNVVLLDDTFEPYLYVASDDLDGCLKEIQDNLDVVRVEKVLKKDFQIKTEFLKVTFKHPQELAKNRDALRDLESVIQIREFDIPFYRRYLMDRDVIPMTEVVAVGDKIDSFMDLDSDKQDVEIIKLTEKLKRVPEYPHNFRILSFDLEVRNPHGMPNPEVDEIIMIGVSSNFGINQVISTKTNSKNRNDFVNQVNSEKEMIEEFVQIIKDNNVDILVGYNSDNFDFPYLKDRAKLLGVDLDIGMDGSDIRFIRRGFANAASFKGLIHVDLYLVMRRYMTLERYTLERVYYELFGEEKIDVAGDRIWEFWDNGGEELDNLFDYSLDDVVSTLRIAEQTLPLNLELTRIIGQPLFDVSRMATGQQAEWFLVKQAYFDEEVVPNKQGANFANRAAAEDNEGGYVKEPEKGLHENLVQFDFRSLYPSIIISKNISPDVMYLGDVENKEEYNISPEHGIKFKKDPQGFIPSVIDKILQERFRIKNEMRECEDETVRKALNVQQQAIKRLANTMYGIYGFPRFRWYSFECAKAITSWGREYIKSSIKKAEEFGFYAIYADTDGFYAKYKKEKE, encoded by the coding sequence ATGCAAAAGAACGTTGTTATTTTGGATATTGATTATGTCACATTCGATGAAAAACCTGTAATCAGGTTGTTTTCAAAAGATGGGGATAAAAATGTAGTCCTATTGGATGATACTTTTGAACCTTATTTATATGTTGCGTCTGATGATTTGGACGGATGTTTAAAAGAGATCCAGGATAATTTGGACGTTGTGCGTGTAGAAAAAGTTCTTAAAAAAGATTTTCAAATAAAAACTGAGTTTTTAAAAGTCACATTTAAACATCCTCAGGAACTTGCTAAAAATAGAGACGCTTTAAGAGATTTGGAAAGCGTAATCCAAATAAGGGAATTCGATATTCCATTTTACAGGCGATATTTAATGGACCGTGATGTAATTCCAATGACTGAAGTTGTAGCTGTTGGAGATAAAATCGATTCATTTATGGATTTGGATTCAGATAAGCAAGATGTTGAAATTATCAAACTCACAGAAAAACTGAAACGTGTTCCGGAATATCCTCACAATTTCCGTATTTTAAGCTTTGACTTGGAGGTTAGAAACCCTCACGGAATGCCTAATCCAGAAGTTGATGAAATTATTATGATTGGTGTTTCAAGCAATTTCGGCATTAATCAGGTCATCTCAACTAAGACAAATTCTAAAAACAGAAACGATTTTGTAAATCAGGTCAATTCTGAAAAGGAAATGATTGAGGAATTTGTGCAGATTATTAAAGATAACAATGTTGACATTCTTGTAGGTTATAATTCTGATAACTTTGATTTTCCATACCTAAAAGACAGGGCTAAATTATTGGGTGTTGATTTAGACATTGGAATGGATGGATCAGATATCCGGTTTATTAGGAGGGGCTTTGCAAATGCAGCTTCTTTTAAAGGTTTGATTCATGTTGATTTGTATCTGGTCATGAGAAGATACATGACTCTTGAGAGATATACTCTTGAGAGGGTTTATTATGAATTATTTGGCGAGGAAAAGATTGATGTTGCAGGAGATAGGATTTGGGAATTCTGGGATAATGGCGGTGAGGAATTGGATAATCTGTTTGATTATTCGCTGGATGACGTTGTCTCAACATTGAGGATTGCAGAACAAACCCTTCCTCTTAACTTAGAGCTCACCCGTATTATTGGCCAGCCTTTATTTGATGTTTCCCGTATGGCAACAGGCCAGCAGGCAGAATGGTTTTTAGTAAAGCAGGCATATTTTGATGAGGAGGTAGTTCCAAATAAACAAGGAGCAAACTTTGCCAATAGAGCTGCTGCTGAGGATAATGAAGGGGGATATGTAAAAGAACCTGAAAAAGGCTTACATGAAAATCTTGTCCAATTCGATTTTAGAAGCCTGTATCCAAGTATTATTATTTCAAAAAACATCTCTCCGGATGTTATGTATTTGGGGGATGTTGAAAATAAAGAGGAGTATAATATTTCTCCAGAGCACGGCATCAAGTTTAAAAAAGATCCTCAGGGTTTTATCCCTTCAGTTATTGATAAGATTCTACAAGAAAGATTTAGAATTAAAAATGAAATGAGGGAATGTGAGGATGAAACAGTAAGAAAAGCATTAAATGTACAACAACAGGCCATTAAAAGACTTGCCAATACAATGTATGGAATTTATGGATTTCCCAGATTTAGATGGTATTCTTTTGAATGCGCTAAAGCCATTACTTCCTGGGGAAGGGAATATATTAAATCATCAATTAAAAAAGCAGAAGAATTTGGTTTTTACGCGATATATGCTGATACTGATGGTTTTTATGCTAAATATAAAAAAGAAAAAGAGTAA
- a CDS encoding AI-2E family transporter, with translation MGIEIKEYFTLPALLICFLLIVSLMFIFPVLKMIILGVILAYGIRPLAFKIQSKLKFSSISILLAMVIVLIPLVLLLGYISFEISSALSSVLVSSSYADFNSSISNLISYLPVNLDSNTISAQLNSTFENVAGFVLNYGVSFLGKFANITLELFILVCSVFYFVRDGDKCFNFIRSFVPRDSINFFDNTVESVKDVLKSIFYGHFLTSVIIGIFGCIGYSLLGYPYGIFLGVLTGIFQLIPIFGPWPIYWTLFFIDILGGNYPRSVIVLLFGFFLSTIDMYIRPALSSRYVDIHPLILLVGFLSGPLVYGLVGFIVGPLILGITFTVLDSYRKEYLGDG, from the coding sequence ATGGGTATTGAAATTAAAGAATATTTTACTCTTCCGGCACTTCTAATCTGTTTTTTATTGATTGTATCGCTGATGTTTATATTTCCTGTTTTGAAAATGATTATTTTGGGAGTTATTCTGGCTTATGGGATTAGGCCATTGGCTTTTAAAATTCAATCAAAATTAAAATTTTCTTCAATTTCAATATTGCTGGCAATGGTGATTGTTTTAATACCTTTAGTTTTGTTATTGGGTTATATTTCTTTTGAAATATCCTCTGCTCTTTCAAGTGTACTTGTATCCAGCTCATATGCTGATTTCAATTCATCTATTTCAAATCTGATTTCTTATTTGCCGGTTAATCTGGATTCAAACACGATTTCTGCACAGTTAAATTCAACATTTGAGAATGTAGCAGGATTCGTTTTAAATTATGGAGTAAGTTTTTTAGGAAAATTTGCCAATATTACTTTAGAGTTATTTATACTTGTTTGTTCAGTTTTTTATTTTGTTAGGGACGGAGATAAATGCTTCAATTTCATTAGAAGTTTTGTTCCTCGCGATTCCATAAATTTCTTTGATAATACTGTTGAATCTGTAAAGGATGTATTAAAAAGCATATTTTACGGGCACTTCCTGACTTCTGTAATAATCGGTATTTTTGGATGTATAGGATATTCTCTTTTAGGATATCCCTATGGAATATTTTTAGGTGTTTTAACAGGAATTTTTCAATTGATTCCAATATTCGGACCTTGGCCGATTTACTGGACATTATTCTTTATTGATATACTGGGCGGAAATTATCCAAGATCAGTCATTGTTTTACTATTCGGGTTTTTCTTAAGCACAATCGATATGTATATTCGTCCAGCTCTCTCAAGCCGTTATGTGGATATTCATCCCTTAATTTTACTTGTAGGATTCCTGTCCGGACCTTTAGTTTACGGACTTGTAGGTTTTATTGTAGGTCCTTTGATTTTGGGAATAACGTTTACTGTTTTGGACAGTTATAGAAAAGAATACCTTGGAGATGGATAG
- a CDS encoding dihydroorotate dehydrogenase electron transfer subunit, whose amino-acid sequence MINEPKIVEITDIIDETPTIKTFKFNWDMAALGKPNPGEFVMVWNFKNEKPMSIAQINDDELAIAVKNIGEFTSQLHDLKIGDHIGIRGSYGHGFDNSFENKRILAIGGGVGMAPINAIVSDLLKKGNSVDVVAAAVTEDELLYADALEKLGASIYHCTDDGSFGFKGFATDCTIELLKNSTYDYAFVCGPEIMMKGIFDILEEASIPAQYSLERYMKCALGVCGQCCVDSEGWRICVEGPVFENDKIYKITEFGKYRRDSCGVKY is encoded by the coding sequence TTAATGAACCGAAAATTGTTGAAATAACAGATATTATTGATGAAACTCCTACAATTAAAACTTTCAAATTCAATTGGGACATGGCTGCCCTTGGAAAACCAAATCCTGGGGAATTCGTCATGGTTTGGAATTTCAAAAATGAAAAGCCAATGTCTATTGCTCAAATAAATGATGATGAATTGGCTATTGCCGTTAAAAATATTGGAGAATTCACATCACAATTGCACGATTTAAAAATTGGTGATCATATAGGTATTAGGGGCAGTTACGGTCACGGATTTGATAATTCCTTTGAAAATAAAAGGATTTTGGCAATTGGAGGTGGTGTTGGGATGGCACCAATTAATGCAATTGTCAGCGATTTATTAAAAAAAGGCAATTCTGTTGATGTTGTTGCAGCTGCAGTTACTGAAGATGAATTATTATATGCAGATGCACTTGAAAAATTAGGGGCATCTATTTATCATTGTACTGATGATGGAAGTTTCGGGTTTAAAGGATTTGCAACAGATTGTACAATCGAGCTACTTAAAAATTCAACTTATGATTATGCATTTGTTTGCGGACCTGAGATAATGATGAAAGGAATTTTCGATATTCTTGAAGAGGCATCAATACCTGCACAATATTCTCTTGAAAGATATATGAAATGTGCTCTTGGTGTATGCGGTCAATGTTGTGTTGATAGTGAAGGTTGGAGAATCTGTGTTGAAGGGCCGGTTTTTGAAAATGACAAAATATATAAAATAACCGAGTTCGGCAAATACAGAAGGGATTCATGCGGTGTCAAATACTAA